A region of Mobula birostris isolate sMobBir1 chromosome X, sMobBir1.hap1, whole genome shotgun sequence DNA encodes the following proteins:
- the cldn12 gene encoding claudin-12 isoform X2, producing the protein MACREVQAATGLALLCGVCSLGGLLAATLLPRWRLQRLASASRHQPNLSVSSGLWTRCVRAQGEARCTFRDPDWYRSLDQLDLRLLQLALPLALTAATAAALLGALGLCHAACSGRAPRAGLARCLVNSAGCQLVAGLLDLLAAGLVLGPTVWLLLHTSRLNRRYGPTWSAGPAAYLALGSGGGLALAGGLLLLWYCACRPPPVLLWQPLAPTPLPAQFQHYPYPLSAPTAYLAEPSGRRSRLSTLEIDIPVIRQQAC; encoded by the coding sequence ATGGCGTGCCGGGAGGTGCAGGCGGCCACCGGGCTAGCGCTGCTGTGTGGAGTGTGCTCTCTGGGTGGGCTGCTGGCTGCCACACTGCTACCACGCTGGCGGCTTCAGCGTCTGGCCTCGGCCAGCCGGCACCAGCCCAACCTGAGCGTCAGCTCTGGGCTCTGGACCCGCTGCGTGAGAGCACAGGGTGAGGCCCGTTGCACCTTCCGCGACCCCGACTGGTACCGCTCACTTGACCAGCTCGACCTGCGGCTGTTACAGCTGGCACTGCCACTGGCCCTGACTGCCGCTACCGCCGCCGCTCTGCTGGGTGCCCTCGGCCTCTGTCACGCTGCTTGCAGCGGCCGTGCCCCCCGTGCCGGCCTGGCCCGCTGCCTGGTCAACAGCGCTGGCTGCCAGCTGGTGGCTGGCTTACTCGACCTGCTGGCTGCCGGCCTGGTACTAGGTCCCACTGTCTGGCTGCTGCTCCATACTAGCCGTCTAAACCGGCGCTACGGGCCGACTTGGAGCGCGGGGCCCGCCGCCTACTTAGCTCTGGGCAGCGGTGGCGGGCTGGCACTGGCCGGTGGGCTGTTGCTGCTCTGGTACTGTGCCTGCCGTCCACCGCCCGTGCTGCTTTGGCAGCCGCTGGCCCCAACCCCTCTCCCAGCCCAATTTCAGCACTACCCATACCCGCTATCCGCTCCCACTGCCTACTTGGCCGAGCCCTCCGGCCGCCGTTCCCGTCTCTCCACCCTGGAGATCGATATCCCTGTCATCAGGCAGCAGGCGTGCTAA
- the cldn12 gene encoding claudin-12 isoform X1 encodes MVVVGGKGAGVWWCRGSMACREVQAATGLALLCGVCSLGGLLAATLLPRWRLQRLASASRHQPNLSVSSGLWTRCVRAQGEARCTFRDPDWYRSLDQLDLRLLQLALPLALTAATAAALLGALGLCHAACSGRAPRAGLARCLVNSAGCQLVAGLLDLLAAGLVLGPTVWLLLHTSRLNRRYGPTWSAGPAAYLALGSGGGLALAGGLLLLWYCACRPPPVLLWQPLAPTPLPAQFQHYPYPLSAPTAYLAEPSGRRSRLSTLEIDIPVIRQQAC; translated from the exons atggtggtggtgggaggtAAAG GTGCCGGCGTCTGGTGGTGTCGCGGCTCCATGGCGTGCCGGGAGGTGCAGGCGGCCACCGGGCTAGCGCTGCTGTGTGGAGTGTGCTCTCTGGGTGGGCTGCTGGCTGCCACACTGCTACCACGCTGGCGGCTTCAGCGTCTGGCCTCGGCCAGCCGGCACCAGCCCAACCTGAGCGTCAGCTCTGGGCTCTGGACCCGCTGCGTGAGAGCACAGGGTGAGGCCCGTTGCACCTTCCGCGACCCCGACTGGTACCGCTCACTTGACCAGCTCGACCTGCGGCTGTTACAGCTGGCACTGCCACTGGCCCTGACTGCCGCTACCGCCGCCGCTCTGCTGGGTGCCCTCGGCCTCTGTCACGCTGCTTGCAGCGGCCGTGCCCCCCGTGCCGGCCTGGCCCGCTGCCTGGTCAACAGCGCTGGCTGCCAGCTGGTGGCTGGCTTACTCGACCTGCTGGCTGCCGGCCTGGTACTAGGTCCCACTGTCTGGCTGCTGCTCCATACTAGCCGTCTAAACCGGCGCTACGGGCCGACTTGGAGCGCGGGGCCCGCCGCCTACTTAGCTCTGGGCAGCGGTGGCGGGCTGGCACTGGCCGGTGGGCTGTTGCTGCTCTGGTACTGTGCCTGCCGTCCACCGCCCGTGCTGCTTTGGCAGCCGCTGGCCCCAACCCCTCTCCCAGCCCAATTTCAGCACTACCCATACCCGCTATCCGCTCCCACTGCCTACTTGGCCGAGCCCTCCGGCCGCCGTTCCCGTCTCTCCACCCTGGAGATCGATATCCCTGTCATCAGGCAGCAGGCGTGCTAA